The Allocatelliglobosispora scoriae genome contains a region encoding:
- a CDS encoding PSP1 domain-containing protein, with protein MGMLCAVTFNRSGRLFYLDPGEFRPTVGQMVLIGTDEGPEVAQCVWAATWSEEDTDNFPKLIGYADDQDLYRDAELRKRKAEAQVAARKLIREHELPMKVVGVDHLDGDSPQTTIYFTAPHRVDFRSLVRDLGATLKCRVELRQLSARDSARLQGGIGSCGRDLCCATFLVDFEPVTIRMAKDQDLPLNPLRISGACGRLMCCLKYEHPLYQKFAETAPALGERVETDEGPGRVVGHSVPRDAVVVRMDSDGKRSVCPKASVCGSRKVFEQRYNDET; from the coding sequence ATGGGAATGCTCTGTGCGGTCACTTTCAACCGATCCGGGCGCCTCTTCTACCTCGATCCTGGAGAATTCCGGCCCACGGTCGGCCAGATGGTGCTGATCGGCACCGACGAGGGACCAGAGGTCGCCCAGTGCGTGTGGGCCGCGACGTGGAGCGAGGAAGACACCGACAACTTCCCCAAACTCATCGGTTACGCCGACGACCAGGACCTCTATCGCGATGCCGAGCTGCGCAAGCGCAAGGCCGAGGCGCAGGTCGCCGCCCGCAAGCTGATCCGCGAGCACGAGCTGCCGATGAAGGTCGTCGGCGTCGACCACCTCGACGGCGACAGTCCACAGACGACGATCTACTTCACCGCGCCGCACCGGGTCGACTTCCGATCGCTCGTGCGCGACCTCGGCGCGACGCTGAAGTGCCGGGTCGAGCTGCGCCAGCTCTCCGCCCGCGACTCCGCCCGGCTGCAGGGCGGCATCGGTTCCTGCGGGCGCGACCTGTGCTGCGCCACCTTCCTCGTCGACTTCGAACCGGTCACCATCCGGATGGCGAAGGACCAGGACCTGCCGCTCAACCCGCTGCGCATCTCCGGCGCCTGCGGCCGACTGATGTGCTGCCTGAAATATGAGCACCCGCTCTACCAGAAGTTCGCCGAGACCGCCCCGGCGCTGGGCGAGAGAGTCGAGACCGACGAGGGCCCCGGCCGCGTCGTCGGCCACTCCGTGCCGAGGGACGCCGTGGTGGTCCGGATGGACTCCGACGGCAAGCGCAGCGTCTGTCCAAAGGCGTCCGTCTGTGGGTCTCGGAAAGTGTTCGAACAGCGGTACAACGACGAGACGTAA
- a CDS encoding LPXTG cell wall anchor domain-containing protein codes for MSWQRRLPAAAVLLTVPILAAPATPASAAACSPGAFSARASADLVRVGLLDLRPLGLPVGPVADVRVASTSAGMNAKARTQSAAASRYADADLLGLSLPTGPLDKSVAQQAPPTHKAASVASAGAIQLGVARVGLGSLSAHATWAEGMGCSYAGPAGVSRATVADLTVLPGSRNTSLVRAPQNLTSQAVTGLQLVNGKFAAAAAAEIELADLQLLSNSLGVKVLKPPTLAVIATGNARTSTVDYKAPILEISGDGVRTHRLDSPEKQIEVALPPSMLARLGAADRARQEGLPLVGGDPLNSLLAALPIGSLAGITGGGSSSVSLPGLPEIENVPLLPGLLGGVSSAGNGTRQPGAGSLAVLRLSIGGLDKRVTDTGVSAQAASLRLQLVVLGDRRGGESTVLDLGIGLLEVSAVAPRTATTSPGPSPSHSNCVCPPDSSASPSAPVPSPRTSPAGCGGPGCSLPLTGSSGLPFLIGAGVVLAFLGRLLLLLSRRRNAVS; via the coding sequence ATGTCTTGGCAACGCCGGCTACCCGCCGCAGCAGTGCTGCTCACCGTGCCGATCCTGGCCGCACCTGCCACTCCCGCCAGCGCCGCGGCCTGCTCACCCGGCGCGTTCTCCGCCCGGGCCAGCGCCGACCTGGTCCGCGTGGGGCTGCTCGACCTGCGACCGCTGGGCCTGCCCGTCGGCCCGGTCGCCGACGTCCGGGTCGCCTCGACCAGCGCCGGGATGAACGCCAAGGCCCGCACGCAGTCGGCCGCAGCCTCCCGCTACGCCGACGCCGACCTCCTCGGCCTGAGCCTCCCGACCGGCCCGCTGGACAAGTCCGTCGCGCAGCAGGCTCCGCCGACGCACAAGGCCGCGTCCGTCGCCTCCGCCGGCGCCATCCAGCTCGGTGTCGCCCGGGTCGGCCTCGGCTCGCTCTCCGCGCACGCCACCTGGGCCGAGGGCATGGGCTGCAGCTATGCCGGGCCGGCCGGCGTCAGCCGCGCGACCGTCGCCGACCTCACGGTTCTGCCCGGGTCCCGCAACACCAGTCTGGTACGCGCACCGCAGAACCTCACCAGCCAGGCGGTGACCGGCCTGCAACTGGTGAACGGCAAGTTCGCCGCCGCAGCCGCGGCCGAGATCGAACTCGCCGACCTGCAGCTGCTCTCCAACTCGCTCGGCGTGAAGGTGCTCAAGCCGCCGACGCTGGCGGTGATCGCGACCGGCAACGCGCGTACCTCCACGGTGGACTACAAGGCTCCGATCCTGGAGATCTCCGGCGACGGGGTGCGGACGCACCGGCTGGACTCTCCCGAGAAGCAGATCGAGGTGGCCCTGCCGCCGTCGATGCTGGCGCGCCTCGGTGCCGCCGACCGCGCCCGCCAGGAAGGGCTGCCCCTCGTCGGTGGCGACCCGCTGAACTCCCTGCTCGCGGCCCTGCCGATCGGTTCGCTCGCCGGGATCACGGGCGGCGGCAGCTCGTCGGTGTCCCTGCCCGGGCTGCCCGAGATCGAGAACGTGCCGCTGCTGCCGGGCCTGCTCGGCGGAGTGAGCTCGGCCGGCAACGGCACACGCCAGCCCGGTGCGGGCTCGCTCGCGGTGCTGCGCCTGTCGATCGGCGGGCTCGACAAGCGGGTCACCGACACGGGTGTCAGCGCTCAGGCGGCCTCGCTGCGGCTGCAACTCGTCGTGCTCGGCGACCGGCGGGGTGGCGAGTCGACCGTACTCGACCTCGGCATCGGCCTGCTGGAGGTGTCGGCGGTCGCACCGCGGACCGCGACGACGAGCCCCGGCCCGAGCCCCTCCCACTCCAACTGCGTCTGCCCGCCGGACTCGAGCGCCAGCCCGTCGGCGCCGGTCCCCTCGCCGAGAACGTCGCCAGCGGGCTGCGGCGGACCGGGTTGCAGCCTGCCGCTGACCGGCTCGTCAGGGCTGCCGTTCCTCATCGGGGCCGGGGTGGTGCTGGCCTTCCTCGGCCGGCTCCTGCTCCTGCTATCGCGTAGGCGAAACGCTGTCAGCTAG
- the tmk gene encoding dTMP kinase — translation MLGVASLGDWLGLLATATFASAQVTGSAAKGVAFGSVIAVRLLPALVLGPLAGVLADRFDRRYTMVVCDLLRFPLFASIPTVALLSENAAVTVGWAAIATFLVEAITMIWTPAKDASIPNLIPRARLEAANQLTLITTYGITPVLAAISLAGLSQLYQSAVSNGVDLPTSTASSVALYFLALSRLATAVVVFFGIKEIGGRESRGDGADQGVLRQFVDGWKYVARTPLVRGLVLGILGAFACGGLVVGTAQFYALSLGGGDSTFSLLFGLIFVGLGLGIAFGPRLVGALSRRRWFGFSIMLAASSVGLLALAPHLSIAAAVTLLVGAGAGMAFLSGTTLLGGEVEDDVRGRVFAFVQTAVRVVLMLAIALSGVLVGVGGSREFHIAGLAFPISSTRLLLLVAGIAGTFAGMWALRQMDDKPGVPLFRDLWSSMRGRPLEMPEGHTKGGTFIVFEGGEGAGKSTQLELLAEKLRGLGHDVVVTREPGATPVGAGIRKLVLDRESADDAPIGPRAEALLYAADRAHHVASLVRPALARGAVVISDRYVDSSLAYQGAGRALAAEDVAWLSRWATNGLKPDLTIVLDVDPTTGLSRVADRGAGHDRLESESLRFHERVRHAFLDLAAAEPARYLVVDAAEPVETITELIAERVTELLPPPLEGPFLTPPSDAELSSIVDSELERR, via the coding sequence GTGCTCGGTGTCGCGTCCCTCGGCGACTGGTTGGGCCTGCTCGCGACCGCCACCTTCGCTTCCGCGCAGGTCACCGGTTCAGCGGCGAAGGGCGTCGCCTTCGGCTCGGTGATCGCCGTGCGGCTGCTCCCGGCCCTCGTGCTCGGTCCGCTGGCGGGCGTCCTCGCCGACCGGTTCGACCGCCGCTACACCATGGTCGTCTGCGACCTGCTGCGATTCCCGCTCTTCGCCTCGATCCCCACCGTCGCGCTCCTGTCGGAGAACGCGGCGGTCACGGTCGGCTGGGCGGCGATCGCCACCTTCCTGGTCGAGGCGATCACGATGATCTGGACGCCGGCCAAGGACGCCTCGATCCCCAACCTGATCCCGCGCGCCCGGCTCGAAGCGGCCAACCAGCTCACGCTGATCACGACCTACGGCATCACGCCGGTCCTCGCCGCGATCAGCCTCGCCGGACTCAGCCAGCTCTACCAGTCGGCCGTCTCCAACGGCGTGGACCTGCCGACGAGCACCGCGTCGTCGGTCGCCCTCTACTTCCTCGCGCTCTCGCGCCTCGCGACCGCAGTCGTCGTCTTCTTCGGCATCAAGGAGATCGGCGGCCGGGAGAGCCGGGGCGACGGCGCCGACCAGGGCGTGCTGCGCCAGTTCGTCGACGGCTGGAAATACGTGGCGCGGACGCCGCTGGTGCGGGGCCTCGTCCTCGGCATCCTCGGCGCCTTCGCCTGCGGCGGTCTCGTGGTCGGCACCGCCCAGTTCTACGCGCTCTCGCTCGGCGGCGGCGACTCAACCTTCTCGCTGCTCTTCGGCCTGATCTTCGTCGGTCTCGGGCTCGGCATCGCCTTCGGTCCCCGGCTCGTCGGCGCGCTGTCCCGCCGCCGCTGGTTCGGCTTCTCGATCATGCTCGCCGCCTCGTCGGTCGGGCTGCTCGCGCTCGCTCCGCACCTCAGCATCGCCGCCGCGGTCACCCTGCTGGTCGGCGCGGGCGCCGGGATGGCCTTCCTCTCCGGCACCACCCTGCTCGGCGGGGAGGTCGAGGACGACGTCCGGGGCCGGGTGTTCGCCTTCGTGCAGACCGCCGTGCGCGTGGTGCTGATGCTCGCGATCGCGCTCTCCGGCGTACTGGTGGGGGTGGGCGGGTCGCGGGAGTTCCACATCGCCGGGCTCGCCTTCCCGATCTCCTCGACCCGCCTGCTGCTGCTCGTCGCGGGCATCGCCGGGACGTTCGCCGGCATGTGGGCCCTGCGGCAGATGGACGACAAGCCGGGCGTCCCGCTCTTCCGCGACCTGTGGAGCTCCATGCGGGGACGTCCGCTGGAGATGCCCGAGGGACACACCAAGGGCGGAACCTTCATCGTCTTCGAGGGTGGCGAGGGCGCGGGTAAGTCGACACAGCTCGAACTGCTCGCCGAGAAGCTGCGCGGGCTGGGCCACGACGTGGTCGTCACCCGCGAGCCGGGTGCCACGCCCGTGGGTGCCGGCATCCGCAAGCTCGTCCTGGACCGCGAGTCCGCGGATGACGCGCCCATCGGCCCGCGCGCCGAGGCCCTCCTCTACGCCGCGGACCGCGCGCATCACGTCGCCTCGCTGGTACGCCCAGCGCTGGCCCGAGGTGCCGTCGTCATCTCCGACCGCTATGTCGACAGCTCGCTCGCCTATCAGGGTGCCGGTCGCGCCCTCGCCGCCGAGGATGTCGCCTGGCTGTCCCGGTGGGCCACCAACGGGCTCAAGCCCGACCTCACCATCGTGCTCGACGTCGACCCGACCACCGGCCTGAGCCGGGTCGCTGATCGTGGCGCCGGACATGATCGGCTGGAGAGCGAGAGCCTGCGGTTCCACGAGCGGGTGCGCCACGCCTTCCTCGACCTCGCCGCGGCGGAGCCCGCCCGATACCTCGTCGTCGACGCCGCCGAACCGGTCGAGACGATCACGGAGCTCATCGCCGAGCGGGTCACCGAGCTCCTGCCGCCTCCCCTGGAGGGTCCTTTTCTGACCCCACCGTCCGACGCCGAGTTGAGTTCCATCGTGGACAGCGAGCTGGAGCGGCGCTGA
- a CDS encoding TetR family transcriptional regulator: MSTPAVLSRPLRRVPVQGRSVARVQRMLDACAELVDEVGYEGLTTTLLAERAGVAIGSVYQFFPDKRAVVQALTLRNVEAYLARLAERIPAGELLDWWDGVDAAIEEYIELHRTVPGFRTLHFGDVVDVHLIDAERDNNQVIADHLADLLIRYHSVIDRPKLRFALMIAVEAADALIKLAFRRNTDGDDEVLIESKALVREYLHRHVGV, encoded by the coding sequence GTGTCCACACCAGCCGTGCTGTCCCGGCCTCTACGCCGGGTGCCAGTGCAGGGTCGCAGCGTGGCGCGCGTGCAACGCATGCTCGACGCGTGCGCGGAGTTGGTCGATGAGGTCGGTTACGAGGGTTTGACGACGACGCTGCTGGCCGAACGGGCTGGCGTGGCGATCGGCTCGGTCTATCAGTTCTTCCCCGACAAGCGGGCGGTCGTGCAGGCGCTGACCCTGCGCAACGTCGAGGCTTACCTGGCGAGGCTGGCCGAGCGCATCCCCGCCGGTGAGCTGCTGGACTGGTGGGACGGTGTCGATGCGGCGATCGAGGAGTACATCGAGCTGCACCGGACCGTCCCGGGATTCCGGACGCTGCACTTCGGCGATGTCGTCGACGTGCACCTCATCGACGCGGAGCGCGACAACAACCAGGTGATCGCCGATCACCTGGCGGATCTGCTCATCCGCTACCACTCGGTGATCGACCGGCCCAAACTGCGGTTCGCGCTCATGATCGCGGTCGAGGCGGCCGATGCGCTCATCAAGTTGGCATTCCGGCGTAACACCGACGGCGACGACGAGGTTCTGATCGAGTCGAAGGCGCTGGTGCGCGAGTATCTGCACCGCCACGTGGGAGTCTGA
- a CDS encoding DNA polymerase III subunit delta' has protein sequence MMSVFDQVIGQPAAVATLRNAAHAANLLVSGSPLGDRRSAMTHAWLFTGPPGSGRSVAARALAAALQCVEDGVGCGECSGCHTTMAGTHPDVRAVVPDGLSIPVSLMRELVLRSAGSPANGRWQVLLVEDADRLTEAAGNALLKAVEEPPERTVFLLCAPSTHPDDVSITIRSRCRVVQLRQPAAADVAELLVTRDGIRRDDAVWAAAAAQGHVGRARRLARDPQARARREAVLSFPRKLTGVGACFDAAAALIAATEEETADSVAAVDAGERSALETALGAGGTGKGSAGASRGMAGQLKELERRQKSRATRAQRDALDRALIDLAGFYRDVLNIQFGGSVAPIHVDTAEMASQAAARWSRESALRRLEAVLACRTAIEINVKPRIAVEAMMLALWKG, from the coding sequence CTGATGTCCGTCTTCGACCAGGTCATCGGGCAGCCTGCGGCTGTCGCCACGCTGCGCAACGCGGCACACGCCGCCAACCTGCTCGTCTCCGGCTCCCCGCTGGGCGACCGCCGCAGCGCCATGACCCACGCCTGGCTCTTCACCGGGCCACCCGGGTCGGGCCGCTCGGTCGCCGCCAGGGCACTCGCCGCCGCGCTGCAGTGCGTCGAGGACGGGGTCGGCTGCGGTGAGTGCTCGGGCTGCCACACGACGATGGCCGGGACCCACCCCGACGTGCGAGCCGTCGTCCCCGACGGGCTCAGCATCCCGGTCTCGCTCATGCGCGAGCTGGTGCTGCGCTCGGCGGGCTCCCCGGCCAACGGCCGCTGGCAGGTGCTGCTCGTCGAGGACGCCGACCGGCTTACCGAGGCGGCCGGAAACGCCCTGCTCAAAGCCGTCGAGGAGCCGCCCGAGCGGACCGTCTTCCTGCTCTGCGCACCCTCGACCCACCCCGATGACGTCTCGATCACGATCCGCTCGCGCTGCCGGGTCGTCCAGCTCCGGCAACCCGCCGCCGCCGACGTCGCCGAGCTGCTCGTCACCCGCGACGGCATCAGGCGTGACGACGCAGTCTGGGCCGCAGCCGCAGCTCAGGGCCATGTCGGCCGGGCCCGTCGGCTCGCGCGTGACCCGCAGGCCCGCGCGCGGCGGGAGGCGGTCCTGTCCTTCCCCCGCAAGCTCACCGGCGTCGGGGCCTGCTTCGACGCAGCAGCCGCGCTGATCGCGGCGACCGAGGAGGAGACAGCCGACTCCGTGGCGGCGGTCGATGCGGGAGAGCGCTCCGCGCTGGAGACCGCGCTCGGTGCCGGTGGCACGGGCAAGGGCTCGGCGGGCGCGTCCCGGGGCATGGCCGGGCAGCTCAAGGAACTCGAACGTCGACAGAAGTCGCGGGCGACGAGGGCTCAGCGGGACGCCCTGGACCGGGCCCTGATCGACCTGGCCGGGTTCTACCGGGATGTGCTCAACATCCAGTTCGGCGGTTCGGTGGCGCCGATCCATGTGGACACAGCGGAGATGGCGAGCCAGGCGGCCGCCCGGTGGAGCCGGGAGAGTGCTCTGCGCAGGCTGGAGGCGGTGCTCGCCTGCCGTACGGCGATCGAGATCAACGTCAAGCCGCGGATCGCGGTGGAGGCGATGATGCTCGCGCTGTGGAAGGGTTGA
- the topA gene encoding type I DNA topoisomerase: MRRGAVPTAAKNRLVIVESPAKAKTISGYLGPGYVVEASLGHIRDLPAGAKQMPEKYKKEPWAYLGVDVDHDFAPVYIINPDRSKHVAKLKQLLKDADELYLATDEDREGEAIAWHLAETLKPKVPVKRMVFHEITKAAIQAAVANPREIDRDLVDAQETRRILDRLYGYDVSAVLWKKVSRGTSAGRVQSVATRIVVERERHRMAFRSAEYWDIAANLLASGKDGGSFTATLIALDGDRIATGKDFEPTTGKVKGGVVHLDESGARGLAARLEGRPFKVTKVEEKPYRRKPAAPFITSTLQQEAARKLRFSSQQTMRTAQRLYENGYITYMRTDSVSLSETALAAARTQIAELYGPSAVPPQPRRYASKVKNAQEAHEAIRPSGDSFRTPGELAKALSIEEFKLYELIWQRTLASQMTDAVGNTVSARIRAVTLGGEEADFGASGRTITDPGFLRVYVESTDDDEDTESAERRLPVLVKDQPLTEQGLTPVGHTTQPPARYTEASLVKALEELGIGRPSTYASIMQTIQDRGYVWRRGQALVPSFLAFAVVGLMEQHYPRLVDYNFTAAMEDDLDQIAAGDATALAFLTSFYFGAPNAAEGSVAAAGGLRKLVTENLGEIDARSVNSIPLFTDEQGREVVVRVGRYGPYLQRGGTAGEVDPEAESAADGDRVSIPDGVAPDDLTPEKVEELFLGGGGERKLGEHPETGEPILVKSGRYGPYITSGEKNASLLSTHSPETLTLEEALKLLTLPRLVGTDAEGVEIFASGGRYGPYIKRGDDTRSLTSEDQLFTVTTEEALALLAAPKGRQQRQAKPPLKELGIDPLTEKKLIIKEGRFGPYVTDEETNASLRRGQSPETLTLEQASEMLSEKRAAGPATPRKKAAAPAKKAAAKKTTAAKKTTAKATTAKKATAAKATTAAKKTTAAAKKAVPKKAAPKKTS, translated from the coding sequence ATGCGGAGAGGTGCCGTGCCGACAGCCGCCAAGAACCGACTGGTCATCGTCGAGTCCCCGGCGAAGGCTAAGACGATCTCGGGCTATCTCGGCCCGGGTTATGTCGTCGAGGCCAGCCTGGGACACATCCGGGATCTCCCGGCCGGTGCCAAGCAGATGCCCGAGAAGTACAAGAAAGAGCCGTGGGCATATCTCGGTGTCGATGTGGATCACGACTTCGCCCCCGTTTACATCATCAATCCTGACCGCAGCAAGCACGTCGCCAAGCTGAAGCAGCTGCTCAAGGATGCCGACGAGCTCTATCTCGCGACGGATGAGGACCGCGAGGGCGAGGCGATCGCCTGGCACCTGGCCGAGACGCTGAAGCCCAAGGTCCCGGTCAAGCGGATGGTCTTCCACGAGATCACCAAGGCCGCGATCCAGGCCGCCGTCGCCAACCCGCGCGAGATCGACCGCGACCTCGTCGACGCGCAGGAGACCCGGCGCATCCTCGACCGCCTCTACGGCTACGACGTCTCCGCCGTGCTGTGGAAGAAGGTCTCCCGAGGCACCTCCGCCGGCCGCGTGCAGTCCGTCGCGACCCGGATCGTCGTCGAGCGCGAGCGCCACCGGATGGCGTTCCGCTCCGCCGAATACTGGGACATCGCGGCGAACCTGCTGGCCTCCGGCAAGGACGGCGGCTCCTTCACCGCCACGCTGATCGCCCTCGACGGGGACCGGATCGCCACCGGCAAGGACTTCGAACCGACGACCGGCAAGGTCAAGGGCGGCGTCGTCCACCTCGACGAGAGCGGCGCCCGAGGTCTCGCGGCCCGCCTCGAAGGGCGGCCGTTCAAGGTCACCAAGGTGGAGGAGAAGCCCTACCGGCGCAAGCCCGCGGCTCCCTTCATCACCTCGACCCTCCAGCAGGAGGCGGCCCGCAAGCTGCGCTTCTCCTCGCAGCAGACGATGCGTACGGCGCAGCGCCTCTACGAGAACGGCTACATCACCTACATGCGTACGGACTCGGTGAGCCTCTCCGAGACCGCCCTCGCGGCGGCCCGGACGCAGATCGCCGAGCTCTACGGCCCGTCGGCGGTCCCGCCGCAGCCCCGGCGCTATGCCAGCAAGGTCAAGAACGCGCAGGAGGCGCACGAGGCGATCCGTCCCTCGGGTGACAGCTTCCGCACCCCCGGCGAGCTGGCCAAGGCACTGTCGATCGAGGAGTTCAAGCTCTACGAGCTGATCTGGCAGCGGACCCTCGCGTCGCAGATGACCGACGCGGTCGGCAACACCGTCAGCGCCCGGATCCGTGCCGTCACGCTCGGCGGCGAGGAGGCCGACTTCGGTGCCTCCGGGCGGACCATCACCGACCCCGGCTTCCTGCGCGTCTACGTCGAGTCGACCGACGACGACGAGGACACCGAGAGCGCCGAGCGCCGGCTGCCGGTGCTCGTCAAGGACCAGCCGCTCACCGAGCAGGGGCTGACCCCGGTCGGGCACACCACCCAGCCGCCCGCCCGATACACGGAGGCATCGCTGGTCAAGGCGCTGGAGGAGCTCGGCATCGGCCGACCCTCCACCTACGCGTCGATCATGCAGACGATCCAGGACCGGGGCTACGTCTGGCGCCGGGGGCAGGCCCTCGTGCCGTCGTTCCTGGCGTTCGCCGTGGTCGGGCTGATGGAGCAGCACTACCCGAGGCTGGTGGACTACAACTTCACCGCCGCGATGGAGGACGACCTCGACCAGATCGCGGCCGGGGACGCCACCGCGCTCGCCTTCCTGACCAGCTTCTACTTCGGTGCGCCCAACGCCGCCGAGGGATCCGTCGCCGCAGCGGGCGGCCTGCGCAAGCTCGTGACGGAGAACCTGGGCGAGATCGACGCCCGCTCGGTCAACTCCATCCCGCTCTTCACCGACGAGCAGGGGCGGGAGGTCGTCGTGCGGGTGGGGCGCTATGGCCCGTACCTGCAGCGTGGCGGCACCGCCGGGGAGGTCGACCCCGAGGCCGAGAGTGCGGCGGACGGAGATCGGGTCTCGATTCCGGACGGCGTCGCGCCGGACGACCTGACCCCGGAGAAGGTCGAGGAGCTCTTCCTCGGCGGTGGCGGCGAGCGCAAGCTCGGCGAGCACCCCGAGACGGGCGAGCCGATCCTGGTGAAGTCGGGCCGTTACGGTCCCTACATCACCAGCGGTGAGAAGAACGCCTCGCTGCTCAGCACCCACTCGCCGGAGACGCTGACTCTGGAGGAGGCGCTCAAGCTGCTCACGCTCCCGCGCCTCGTCGGCACGGACGCCGAGGGTGTGGAGATCTTCGCCTCCGGCGGCCGCTACGGCCCCTATATCAAGCGGGGCGACGACACCCGGTCGCTGACGAGCGAGGACCAGCTCTTCACGGTCACGACCGAGGAGGCGCTGGCGCTGCTCGCGGCGCCGAAGGGGCGGCAGCAGCGCCAGGCGAAGCCGCCGCTCAAGGAGCTCGGCATCGACCCGCTCACCGAGAAGAAGCTGATCATCAAGGAGGGCCGCTTCGGGCCCTACGTCACCGACGAGGAGACCAACGCCTCGCTGCGGCGCGGCCAGTCGCCGGAGACGTTGACGCTGGAGCAGGCCTCGGAGATGCTCTCGGAGAAGCGGGCCGCGGGTCCCGCCACGCCGCGCAAGAAGGCGGCGGCACCGGCGAAGAAGGCCGCGGCCAAGAAGACGACTGCGGCGAAGAAGACGACGGCCAAGGCGACCACCGCCAAGAAGGCGACGGCGGCCAAGGCGACCACGGCGGCGAAGAAGACGACGGCCGCGGCGAAGAAGGCCGTGCCGAAGAAGGCAGCTCCGAAGAAAACATCCTGA
- a CDS encoding YbaB/EbfC family nucleoid-associated protein, translated as MREIDEAWIEEAVTAYRRIEERQADYRRALAEIEVSVRSPDGLVEVTVGGEGGAVLGVEIIGSLRDRTAGDVNRAIQSTLVAARDAADWARRKLHQEIFGEYPALGGQR; from the coding sequence GTGAGGGAAATCGACGAAGCCTGGATCGAGGAGGCGGTGACCGCCTACCGCCGGATCGAGGAGCGCCAGGCGGATTACCGCCGTGCCCTCGCCGAGATAGAGGTCAGTGTGCGCTCACCCGATGGGTTGGTCGAGGTGACGGTCGGCGGCGAGGGCGGAGCGGTGCTCGGCGTCGAGATCATCGGGAGCCTGCGCGACCGCACCGCCGGTGACGTCAACCGGGCGATCCAGTCGACGCTCGTCGCGGCTCGCGACGCGGCCGACTGGGCCCGGCGCAAGCTCCACCAGGAGATCTTCGGAGAATATCCGGCGCTGGGAGGTCAGCGATGA